A single genomic interval of Leptospira sp. WS60.C2 harbors:
- a CDS encoding helix-turn-helix domain-containing protein, with the protein MTDIIDSGVWAGLSHAAKTLYPVLLKFSDYNFKPVWPNTETLMRLTGFKTKKSIVTAKKELTRAGLLYQVPGSGRTSTRYHFSFHYEGSKITPLGDTQIHPRGVESGIPEGSNSVTKGGSDGTPNHINITISNTNHVPAANGKEMGEVAGATKEGKKDFESLVDLFGPEIALEAYRKAVSLHMESNVSYVQTLCRELVSLQRKDMLKTEHFQGKESVLPHSASWAGFLSWASKELTESSFRQLEKIQVETDGNVIIVTSPVLGHLRQIIQMYFTERVKPVVLVVFTEKEEGSRVSEIR; encoded by the coding sequence ATGACCGACATCATAGATTCAGGTGTCTGGGCAGGGTTGTCCCATGCGGCAAAGACCCTTTACCCCGTCTTACTAAAATTCAGTGATTACAACTTTAAGCCGGTTTGGCCCAATACAGAAACTCTGATGCGACTGACTGGGTTCAAAACCAAAAAGTCGATTGTCACAGCCAAAAAGGAACTCACTCGGGCAGGGCTTTTGTACCAAGTTCCAGGAAGCGGAAGAACATCCACACGATATCACTTTTCCTTTCACTATGAGGGTTCCAAAATTACCCCTCTGGGAGATACACAGATACACCCCAGGGGAGTCGAATCAGGAATCCCTGAGGGATCAAACTCGGTCACAAAGGGGGGTTCTGACGGGACCCCTAACCATATTAATATAACTATATCCAATACAAACCATGTACCCGCAGCCAATGGAAAAGAGATGGGAGAAGTCGCTGGTGCGACGAAAGAAGGAAAAAAAGATTTTGAATCATTGGTGGATCTATTCGGACCAGAAATCGCTCTGGAAGCCTATCGAAAAGCAGTGAGTTTGCATATGGAATCCAATGTCTCGTATGTACAAACACTTTGCAGAGAACTTGTGAGTTTACAACGAAAAGATATGCTTAAAACTGAGCACTTTCAAGGAAAGGAATCAGTTCTCCCCCACTCTGCTTCCTGGGCAGGATTTTTGTCCTGGGCTTCAAAAGAATTAACAGAATCTTCCTTTCGGCAGCTGGAAAAAATCCAAGTGGAAACCGACGGAAATGTGATCATTGTCACCTCTCCCGTTCTTGGTCATTTGCGGCAAATCATTCAGATGTATTTTACGGAGAGAGTGAAACCTGTCGTTCTTGTTGTGTTTACAGAAAAAGAAGAAGGGTCACGTGTCAGTGAAATTCGATAG
- a CDS encoding discoidin domain-containing protein, whose protein sequence is MKDHLIRTSHPYSLPIQSVSTTGTYEIKNNEFLSFFEEKDQSSLSSIIFQFDDVVFFNGIELLPGKDGLDFFPDSFRFELSHDGKYWEPILQESSFRKSFKTSAKWLFSLTSARYIKFISKIARKASNGKNRISFGPLKILVSGVQSIQVSSELDRLYVKENLFDTRPDYGWSSKKKEEPTDEYVILDMGSVNRIEEFRMLTKNDPVTNFPERFIVYYSEDDLTWHQLHEENYFLSEPGTWYKWRFPPVNLRFLKIVFIDEKQANKKEYVTEVIEIELYSSADKKESGGPTREPLPYASVLRSGIIRLAVDGEVKEGVVVQSNDRRLRDATTEYRGIVELASDGEEKAGVAVQGNDKRLKIATELTHGLVRLARSGESRPGLVVQSDDERLRSASTEHPGIVELALDGETRPGVAVQGNDSRLRVATKKSVGLVQLAESGETATDKVVTGDDPRLRDATTTSKGIVQLAPNGGEEGNTVVQGNDKRLKLASTETYGIVQLAHSGESKAGVVVQGNDKRLAKAGFDEAGIVLLANHGEAVPGKVVLSDDPRLSDKRDPKPHTHPYAEKEHDFNSHTGLLKITGEAESSSKGFVPPQANDAILYGKNTKNGSGVIGVSSGTGVVGFGDTIGVYGIAKGKDLARSAGVLGAGTTSPGGRFVSQSEFAIIVDGKGIPEYELSGSGKAIYANGESVFEGNLRITKDGGEECIARYFLLDGKDVITPGDLLVATEETGVLGRSKHPYSTNVIGVAVSNANVVFGKKEKGVEYVLVALLGITKIHVDATQVPIYPGDLLVSGLSSGHAIKADPSKLKPGMLVAKAMEACKRDKGHILCMLTFS, encoded by the coding sequence ATGAAAGATCATTTAATTCGCACAAGTCACCCCTACTCATTGCCCATCCAATCCGTCTCGACGACGGGAACCTACGAAATCAAAAATAACGAATTTCTGTCATTTTTTGAGGAAAAGGACCAGTCCTCTCTTTCTTCGATCATTTTCCAATTTGATGACGTTGTCTTTTTTAATGGGATTGAGCTTTTGCCGGGGAAGGATGGATTGGATTTTTTTCCTGATTCCTTTCGTTTTGAGTTATCGCACGACGGTAAGTATTGGGAACCAATTTTACAGGAATCCTCCTTTCGAAAATCGTTCAAAACATCTGCCAAATGGCTTTTTTCCTTAACGAGTGCACGTTACATCAAATTCATTTCTAAAATTGCAAGAAAAGCTAGTAACGGGAAAAACCGAATTAGTTTTGGTCCTTTAAAAATATTAGTCAGTGGTGTTCAGTCTATCCAAGTGAGTTCGGAACTCGACCGCTTGTATGTCAAAGAAAACCTATTTGATACAAGACCTGATTATGGTTGGTCTTCCAAAAAAAAAGAAGAACCGACAGATGAGTATGTGATCTTAGATATGGGATCGGTCAACCGCATTGAAGAATTTCGGATGCTCACAAAAAACGATCCAGTTACCAATTTTCCAGAAAGGTTTATTGTTTATTACAGTGAAGATGATCTCACCTGGCATCAGTTACACGAGGAAAATTACTTTCTCTCAGAACCTGGCACATGGTATAAGTGGCGTTTTCCACCTGTCAACTTGCGATTTTTAAAAATTGTCTTCATTGATGAGAAACAGGCAAACAAAAAGGAATACGTAACTGAAGTCATCGAAATCGAACTCTATTCTAGTGCTGATAAAAAAGAATCTGGTGGTCCGACAAGGGAACCACTCCCCTATGCATCTGTCTTACGATCTGGTATCATCCGACTTGCAGTTGATGGCGAAGTAAAAGAAGGTGTGGTTGTTCAATCCAATGACAGACGCCTCCGTGATGCGACCACAGAATATCGTGGGATTGTGGAACTTGCATCTGATGGGGAAGAAAAGGCCGGTGTTGCGGTACAAGGGAATGATAAACGTCTAAAAATCGCCACTGAACTAACCCATGGTCTTGTCCGATTGGCAAGAAGTGGAGAATCACGACCAGGTTTGGTTGTGCAATCAGATGATGAAAGACTTCGCAGTGCTTCCACAGAACATCCTGGTATCGTAGAGCTTGCGTTAGATGGTGAAACGAGACCAGGTGTTGCGGTACAAGGAAATGATTCGCGACTACGTGTTGCCACGAAAAAGTCCGTTGGTCTTGTACAACTGGCAGAATCGGGTGAAACAGCAACTGATAAAGTTGTGACTGGAGATGATCCGCGTCTTCGCGATGCCACTACCACTTCCAAAGGAATTGTACAATTAGCACCCAATGGTGGAGAAGAAGGAAATACTGTGGTCCAAGGCAATGACAAACGTCTCAAACTTGCGTCAACAGAAACCTACGGCATTGTGCAACTGGCACATTCTGGTGAAAGTAAAGCCGGAGTTGTCGTGCAAGGTAATGACAAACGTCTCGCCAAAGCAGGGTTTGACGAAGCAGGGATTGTACTTCTTGCCAATCATGGTGAAGCAGTCCCCGGAAAGGTTGTTTTGTCGGATGACCCAAGGCTTTCGGACAAAAGGGATCCGAAACCTCACACACACCCTTATGCCGAAAAAGAACATGATTTTAATTCCCATACAGGTCTTTTGAAAATCACGGGAGAAGCAGAGTCTAGCTCCAAAGGATTTGTTCCTCCACAAGCAAATGATGCGATTCTCTATGGAAAGAATACGAAAAACGGATCAGGTGTGATCGGTGTTTCTTCCGGAACGGGTGTTGTTGGGTTTGGTGATACCATTGGTGTTTACGGAATTGCAAAGGGAAAAGACTTGGCACGTTCTGCAGGGGTTTTGGGTGCCGGTACTACGTCACCAGGTGGACGTTTTGTATCGCAATCAGAATTTGCCATCATTGTGGATGGGAAAGGAATTCCTGAGTATGAATTATCGGGTTCTGGTAAGGCTATCTATGCCAATGGAGAATCTGTTTTTGAAGGGAATCTTCGCATTACAAAAGATGGCGGTGAAGAGTGTATTGCTCGTTATTTCCTTCTCGATGGAAAGGATGTGATCACTCCAGGTGATTTACTGGTAGCAACAGAAGAAACAGGTGTTCTGGGAAGATCCAAACACCCCTACTCTACCAATGTGATTGGTGTGGCTGTATCGAATGCAAATGTTGTCTTTGGTAAAAAAGAAAAAGGTGTGGAATACGTGCTTGTTGCACTTCTCGGTATCACA